The DNA segment GTTGTGGCTGATGCCGTCGTACTCGCCCGGCACGAAGACCATGGCGGTGGGGGCGATGCGCGCGAACTCCTGCGCGTCGTGGCCCGCCCCGGAGATGATGTCGCTGCGGGTCAGCCCAGCGGCGTCAGCGGCGGCGGCGATGCGCCCCTGCACGCGGGTGTCGAAGGGCACATACTCGGTGCGGGCGGTCTGGCGCCAGGTGATGGTGACCCCCTCTTCAGCCTCGACCTGTGCGTAGAAGGCGATGATCTCGGCTTCAGCGCTGCGCATGAAGGTGTCGTCCGGATTGCGCAGATCGACCGTGGCGCGCACCCGTCCGGGCACGATGTTGACGAGCCCAGGGTGAGGGGTGATGGCGCCCATGGTGGCGCGCATCTGCGTGCCGTGGCGTCCGCTCGCGATCATCTCGCGCAGCTTGAGATTGATCTTCGCGGCCGCGACGCCGGCGTCTGCGCGCAGGTTCATGGGGGTCGTTCCGGCGTGGGCCGACTTCCCCTGAATGGTGAGCTCATGCCACGAGATGGCCTGCACCCCCTGCACCACGCCGATGTCGACGCCCTGCGCCCGCAAGATGGGGCCTTGCTCGATGTGGCACTCGAGGTAGGCGTGGGGGGGCTGCACGCGGGCGTCGGCCTCTCCCTTGAATCCGATCTTCTCGAGCTCGTCGACCAGCATGAGACCGTCGCGGTCGGTGAGCCCATAGGCCTCTTCGAGGGCGAGACGCCCCGTGGCGACGGCGCTGCCCAGCATGTCGGTGCCGAAGCGACACCCCTCCTCATCGGTGAAGAAGGCCACCACCACGGGACGGCGGGTCTCGATGCGATGGTCGTTCAATGTGTGAACGATCTCGAGCCCGCCCAGAACGCCCAGGCAGCCGTCGAAGCGTCCGGCGGTGGGCACCGAGTCGATGTGCGAGCCCATCATGACGGGGGCGAGATGCGATTCGCGGCCCGCTCGAAGGCCGTACACGTTGCCGATGCGGTCGATGGTGACCTCGAGCCCGAGCGCGCGCATCCACGCAACCACCTGCCGGCGCCCCTCGCCGTCGGCTTCGGTCAGGGCGAGACGGTTCACGCCTTCGAGGCCGGTGCGCTCGTCGACATAGCGACCGATGCGCCCAAGCCCTTCGAGGGCCGCGTACAGCCGATCGCGGTCGATGTGAGGCTTGATTTCAGGGAGCCGTGTATCCATGGCGCTTCCTCTCGAGACGGGTAGACGAATCTTCTTCGTTTCGCCCCGATCAGCCTTCGCCCTCCGCTCGGGCCTCAGGGCCGCGTCTGCTCGGTGAGGCGCTTCGACAGCATCTTGATCAGCCGCTGCTTGTGGTCGTCGGCCACCACGGTGAGCGCGATGCCGAGCTCACACGAATCGGTGCCTTTGGGCAGCGAGCGCACCACCACGCCACGACAGGTGAGCGGCGCCGGGTCGCCCGGGAACTGCAGGGTCAGCTCCACGATGGTGTGACGGGGCACCGCTACCGGCACCATCAAGAGAAGCCCCCCCACGGCGATGTCGCGCACCTTGCCCGCAATGGTCTCGTGTGTTGACACGATCTTCATCGACGCATCGAGCTCTGTGCTCAGACGGGGCGAGGTGCGGTGCTCACGGCCCTCGCCGATGCTGATGCCACAGTCCTCGAGCAGGAAGAGGGCGACGTTGGCAACCTCTGTGTCTGTCTCCATGTGGAACGACAGCCCCGCCTCCCAGCTCATCTTGTCCTTGAGATACTTCACCCAGACCACGCTGGCGCGTGGAGCCGTATCGTCGGTGGAGAACTCCACGTCGCGAAAGACCTGGCTTGCCTTGCGGGTGACGTAGAGGGTGAAGAGCTCATCCTTCTGCACGGCTCTGCCCGTCTCTACGCGGATGCCGCGCTGGGCGAAGTCGAGCGCCACCATGTGGACCTGTTCGCTGTTCGGGCGGATGCCCACCAGCGGGACCCGCTTCTGGACCCGCAACCGCCCCCGGCGCTCCAGGGAGGCGATCTGGTTGTCGGTCAGGCCGACCGCGTTCTTGAGGCGTTCGATGATGTCGATCCAGCCCATCGGTGCACCCTCTCCTTGCCGTGCTTCGCGCAGGCGCGTCTCGGCGGCAACCGCTGTGTCGCACGCGCTCTGCGCTCTACCT comes from the Pseudomonadota bacterium genome and includes:
- a CDS encoding Zn-dependent hydrolase; translation: MDTRLPEIKPHIDRDRLYAALEGLGRIGRYVDERTGLEGVNRLALTEADGEGRRQVVAWMRALGLEVTIDRIGNVYGLRAGRESHLAPVMMGSHIDSVPTAGRFDGCLGVLGGLEIVHTLNDHRIETRRPVVVAFFTDEEGCRFGTDMLGSAVATGRLALEEAYGLTDRDGLMLVDELEKIGFKGEADARVQPPHAYLECHIEQGPILRAQGVDIGVVQGVQAISWHELTIQGKSAHAGTTPMNLRADAGVAAAKINLKLREMIASGRHGTQMRATMGAITPHPGLVNIVPGRVRATVDLRNPDDTFMRSAEAEIIAFYAQVEAEEGVTITWRQTARTEYVPFDTRVQGRIAAAADAAGLTRSDIISGAGHDAQEFARIAPTAMVFVPGEYDGISHNPREFSTPEQCANGVNVMLTVLLDLAEEA
- a CDS encoding PilZ domain-containing protein is translated as MGWIDIIERLKNAVGLTDNQIASLERRGRLRVQKRVPLVGIRPNSEQVHMVALDFAQRGIRVETGRAVQKDELFTLYVTRKASQVFRDVEFSTDDTAPRASVVWVKYLKDKMSWEAGLSFHMETDTEVANVALFLLEDCGISIGEGREHRTSPRLSTELDASMKIVSTHETIAGKVRDIAVGGLLLMVPVAVPRHTIVELTLQFPGDPAPLTCRGVVVRSLPKGTDSCELGIALTVVADDHKQRLIKMLSKRLTEQTRP